The segment AGCCTGCCCCACTCACGACTCACCCTCAACTACCTGAGACACATTTATGAAAACCACCATCAAAGTTATCCTTGCCGAAGATCACCTCATCGTGCGCGAAGGCATCCGCAGGCTTCTCGAAGAGGCAGGCGACTTTATCGTGGTGGCGGAAGCAGAATCCGGCCGCGAGGCCGTCAGTCAGGTCGCCCGTCTGCATCCCGACGTCGTCGTTATGGATATCGCCATGCCCCTCCTGAACGGATTGGACGCGTGCCGGCAGTTACTGGCTTCAGACCCGATCATCCGAGTGCTGATTCTTTCCGCCCACATGGACGATGCCTACGTTGAAGGCGCGATCGATGCAGGTGCAGCGGGATTCACGCTGAAACACGCGCCCGGCCACGAACTCGCCCATGCCATTCGCGAAGTCCACGCAGGCAGATTTTTTTTCAACGAGTCCATCCTCCGTCGGAGCCGCACCCTGCAAACCGGTTTGCCCGATGAAGCGTGTCCCAAAAATCGGGCGCGCCTCTCACCCGGGAAGCGGAAGTGCTCCAACTGGTCGCAGAAGGCAAGGCGAACAAAGAAACCGCCTATGAATTAGGCATCAGCATCAAGACGGTCGAAAAGCACCGCACCAACCTGATGCGCAAACTCAACATTCACGAAACTGCCGGCCTCACCCGTTACGCGATCAGCGCGGGTATCATTGAGAGCAGTGTGCAGAGAACCGAAGCCTGAAGTCAGGCTGGACACGGATTCCCCTGGCATGGCAACCAGTAGTATAGGCAGCCCCATGTCATTTTTCTAGCGTTTGCTAGTATGGATGAAGTCTTTTTATCTAGCTTCCGCCAGCGAAACCATTCGCTGCTGCGGGACGTCCCATAGTTTCAGCCGCAAACATCGCAGGACCTCCGACGGCTTCAAGCTGGTCGTTTTCGCAGACTGTAACTCGGGGATTCCTGATAAGGCTTCCGGCAAACGGTAGTATGGGATTCTGGAATTGAGGTGATGGATGTGGTGGTAGCCGATATTGGCGGTAAAGTAGTTCATCACCGCACCCATACGGCAGTAGCTGGACGATTCCAAAGCGGCGCCCTCGTAGGTCCAACCGTCTTCATCCATATAGGTGACCGTCGGGAAATTATGCTGCGAGTAGAACAAATAGGCCCCGAGCGCGCTGGCCACGACGAACGGGATAACCAGCAAAAACAAGGCAGCCATCCAGCCGAGGCAGAAGATGACAGTGGCGTAGATCGCAAGGTGCAGTATGAGCGCGTAGAGGGCGTCGCGATGTTTTGCGGGCTCGCTGATGAACGGTCCAATGCACATCGACCCGACGAAAACAGTCAAATAGCCCAACGCGATGGTTACCGGGTGGCGAATCGCAAGGTAATTGAAGCGCTCTATTCGAGAACTGTGCTGGTAACGCTCAATCGTCATCACCGGATAGGAGCCGACGAAGATAGAGTGCAGCTTGCAGTTCTTAGCATGGTGCGTGTTGTGCGAGTGCTTCCAGATACTGCTCGGGGTCATAATCAAAATCCCCCACAAGCGCATCAGGATCTCCGCGGTTTTGGAACGATCGAGGATGGCGTGGTGCTGGTGGTCGTGATAGATAACGAACATGCGCACCATCAGTAAACCGGAGAGCAAGCCGAGGCACAGCTTGAAGATAAGAATCGGCACCCAGTATGTAGCGGTGAGAGCCAGGACCAGGAAGACCAGCGTGGACAAGACAGCCGTCCAGCTACGCAGCCTATTTTCACCAGCGTATGCGCGGGTGGCGAGAATCAGTTCTTTTCCGGTTCGGGGGCTCATAATATCTTAAA is part of the Coraliomargarita sinensis genome and harbors:
- a CDS encoding response regulator, whose product is MKTTIKVILAEDHLIVREGIRRLLEEAGDFIVVAEAESGREAVSQVARLHPDVVVMDIAMPLLNGLDACRQLLASDPIIRVLILSAHMDDAYVEGAIDAGAAGFTLKHAPGHELAHAIREVHAGRFFFNESILRRSRTLQTGLPDEACPKNRARLSPGKRKCSNWSQKARRTKKPPMN
- a CDS encoding LuxR C-terminal-related transcriptional regulator, with amino-acid sequence MLQLVAEGKANKETAYELGISIKTVEKHRTNLMRKLNIHETAGLTRYAISAGIIESSVQRTEA
- a CDS encoding fatty acid desaturase family protein, with amino-acid sequence MSPRTGKELILATRAYAGENRLRSWTAVLSTLVFLVLALTATYWVPILIFKLCLGLLSGLLMVRMFVIYHDHQHHAILDRSKTAEILMRLWGILIMTPSSIWKHSHNTHHAKNCKLHSIFVGSYPVMTIERYQHSSRIERFNYLAIRHPVTIALGYLTVFVGSMCIGPFISEPAKHRDALYALILHLAIYATVIFCLGWMAALFLLVIPFVVASALGAYLFYSQHNFPTVTYMDEDGWTYEGAALESSSYCRMGAVMNYFTANIGYHHIHHLNSRIPYYRLPEALSGIPELQSAKTTSLKPSEVLRCLRLKLWDVPQQRMVSLAEAR